One region of Camelina sativa cultivar DH55 chromosome 6, Cs, whole genome shotgun sequence genomic DNA includes:
- the LOC104791130 gene encoding uncharacterized protein LOC104791130, with amino-acid sequence MMRYRLAFWYLVLALLSDSSAYSNSGEVCELMRFTMNMEESTRVPKLIFLQWDSINQEVRLSARGGCANAYRHYKWFSSDSRTVSVTPYGVIRGKRPGVANVKVVSFCDPQNYDLVVVKVFGIQDMCYDMDDMKANLNSMLSKPSIFKFTLLEYLMFPFAVLIGNLIYVFYPVKPRIEPCCSSTTHNDQDCRRTKRIRRTILTTIMVKKKIYRRRWLFRPYMISRIVHSPVG; translated from the exons ATGATGAGGTACCGTTTGGCATTTTGGTATTTGGTTCTGGCCTTGCTTTCTGATTCATCGGCTTACTCCAATTCAGGAGAGGTTTGTGAGCTAATGAGATTCACAATGAACATGGAAGAGAGCACAAGAGTACCTAAGCTTATTTTTCTCCAGTGGGATTCTATTAATCAGGAGGTTAGGCTATCTGCGAGAGGAG gctGTGCAAATGCCTACAGACACTACAAGTGGTTTAGCTCAGATAGTAGAACTGTCTCTGTGACACCCTATGGGGTTATTCGGGGAAAGAGGCCTGGAGTAGCCAATGTGAAGGTCGTATCCTTTTGTGATCCTCAAAACTATGATCTG GTTGTTGTCAAAGTTTTCGGAATTCAGGACATGTGCTATGACATGGATGATATGAAGGCCAATTTAAACTCTATGTTATCGAAGCCAAGTATTTTTAAGTTCACCTTACTAGAGTACTTAATGTTCCCATTCGCGGTCCTCATTGGTAACCTCATTTATGTATTTTACCCGGTAAAGCCTCGTATTGAGCCATGCTGTTCATCTACAACTCACAACGACCAAGACTGCCGTAGAACAAAGCGGATCCGACGAACGATACTAACAACGATAATGGtgaagaaaaagatatatagaCGCCGGTGGTTATTTCGGCCATACATGATCTCACGTATTGTTCATTCTCCGGTTGGGTAA
- the LOC104791131 gene encoding uncharacterized protein LOC104791131 gives MSILCGCCPLLECVYCLGCARWGYKRCLYTAGHDSKDWGLATTDEFEPVPRFCRYILAVYEDDIRNPLWEPPEGYGINPDWLLLKKTYEDTQGRAPAYILYLDHVHQDIVVAIRGLNLAKESDYAMLLDNKLGERKFDGGYVHNGLLKSAGYVLDEECKVLKELVKKYPSYTLTFAGHSLGSGVATMLALLAARHPDRLGNIDRKRVRCFAIAPARCMSLNLAVRYADVINSIILQDDFLPRTATPLEDIFKSLFCLPCLLCIRCMKDTCVPEQKMLKDPRRLYAPGRMYHIVERRPCRLGRYPPVVKTAVPVDGRFEHIVLSCNATSDHAIIWIEREAQRALNLMLEEDKMEIPEKQRMERQESLAREHNLEYRAALRRAVTLDVPHAESMSSEYGTFDKAQEDETEEEEETEEEEEETESIAPMMGESSSSSSSLRPSYRKRRNRGVSWDELIESLFERDESGNLSFEKSDLHQ, from the exons ATGTCGATTCTATGTGGTTGTTGCCCTCTTTTAGAATGTGTCTACTGTCTTGGCTGTGCACGTTGGGGTTATAAACGCTGTCTTTACACTGCTGGTCACGACAGTAAAGATTGGGGGCTTGCAACAACTGATGAGTTCGAACCGGTTCCTCGGTTTTGTCGTTATATTTTAGCTGTTTACGAGGATGATATCCGAAACCCGTTATGGGAGCCTCCAGAAGGATATGGGATTAACCCTGATTGGTTGCTTCTAAAGAAGACTTATGAAGACACTCAGGGTCGTGCTCCAGCTTATATACTGTATCTTGATCATGTTCATCAAGATATAGTTGTCGCGATCCGGGGTTTGAATCTGGCGAAAGAGAGTGATTATGCAATGCTTTTGGATAATAAGCTTGGTGAAAGGAAATTTGATGGTGGTTATGTGCACAACGGGCTGTTGAAGTCTGCTGGTTATGTGTTAGATGAGGAATGCAAAGTTTTGAAAGAATTGGTTAAAAAGTATCCGAGTTATACTCTGACTTTTGCTGGACACTCACTTGGATCTGGTGTTGCTACAATGTTGGCTTTGTTAGCGGCTCGTCATCCTGATAGATTGGGGAACATTGATAGAAAGAGAGTTAGGTGTTTCGCTATTGCTCCTGCGAGGTGTATGTCGTTGAATTTGGCTGTTAGATATGCTGATGTGATCAACTCTATCATACTTCAG GATGACTTCTTGCCCAGGACAGCTACACCTCTAGAAGACATATTCAAGTCTCTTTTCTG TTTGCCATGTTTGCTATGCATAAGGTGCATGAAGGATACATGTGTTCCAGAGCAAAAGATGCTCAAAGATCCTAGGCGGCTTTATGCTCCTGGTCGCATGTATCATATCGTTGAAAGAAGGCCTTGCAG ATTAGGAAGATATCCACCGGTGGTGAAGACAGCAGTGCCAGTAGACGGAAGATTCGAACACATTGTTCTTTCTTGTAACGCAACTTCAGACCACGCCATCATCTGGATCGAACGAGAAGCTCAGAGAGCTCTCAAC CTAATGTTGGAGGAGGATAAAATGGAGATCCCAGAGAAGCAAAGAATGGAGAGACAAGAATCATTAGCCAGAGAACACAACTTGGAGTACAGAGCAGCGTTAAGACGAGCAGTAACTTTAGATGTTCCTCACGCAGAGTCAATGTCCTCTGAGTATGGAACATTCGACAAAGCTCAAGAAGAcgaaaccgaagaagaagaagaaacagaggaagaagaagaagaaacagaatcGATTGCACCAATGATGGGTgaatcatcatcctcctcctcctctcttagACCATCGTACAGGAAAAGACGGAACCGTGGAGTTAGTTGGGACGAACTAATCGAAAGTCTCTTTGAACGAGACGAGTCTGGTAACTTGTCATTCGAGAAATCAGATTTGCATCAATGA
- the LOC104791134 gene encoding uncharacterized protein At3g49055-like, with product MDFTVNRSDSPISDQENDLRQWYHSSLDSDYLRLRSQIFEASYRKTDLIRANRELSYERDALRRRNRELEAGIYETGMVRKEMKRDLEVYRERVCELEVETKEKSRVLTKTAELVGSVEDRLSKLIRCLNEEDVPEGGRGEKIETEECNSKSILELVKEVETKLETFMGTMEKKKMELSRSVEFLEEENRDINVLLRAALSEKQTAEKQLKEMNEQKGSALLQIAGRGLQRIGFGFGFGEPSQESSETGTLVKDEEENGVVIAIEKTIKNLRQEISQLKISLDDTRLEEERLKKLTEEQTKKIAENTVYIDKLQNREKYLAQNVEELVKAIRETESEVSRWREACELEVEAGQREVEVRDHLIEVLKAEVKKLRSALVISDGKLKLKEDLSKAAMAAEEAAERSLRLSERRIAELLSRIEHLYRQLDEAESTEDRGRRFRYVWCWPLWRFPTDASATATGGSSLLRYDA from the exons ATGGATTTCACGGTCAACCGCTCGGATTCTCCTATCTCCGATCAAGAGAACGACCTCAGACAATGGTATCACTCCTCGTTAGACTCTGACTATCTCCGTCTCCGAAGCCAGATATTCGAAGCAAGTTATCGGAAGACTGATTTGATTAGAGCGAACCGTGAGTTGTCTTACGAGAGAGATGCACTTAGGCGAAGAAACCGTGAGCTTGAAGCTGGAATTTATGAGACTGGGATGGTTAGGAAGGAAATGAAGAGAGATCTTGAAGTTTATAGAGAAAGAGTCTGTGAATTGGAAGTAGAGACGAAGGAGAAATCCAGAGTACTTACGAAAACTGCGGAACTCGTAGGATCTGTGGAAGATCGCTTGTCGAAATTGATCCGATGTTTAAACGAAGAGGATGTTCCAGAAGGAGGAAGAGgtgaaaaaattgaaacagagGAATGCAATTCCAAGTCAATTTTGGAGTTAGTCAAGGAGGTTGAAACAAAGTTAGAGACGTTCATGGGAactatggagaagaagaagatggagctAAGTAGAAGTGTGGAGTTTTTGGAAGAGGAGAACAGAGACATCAATGTCTTGTTAAGGGCTGCTTTGTCTGAGAAACAAACTGCAGAGAAGCAATTGAAAGAGATGAATGAGCAGAAGGGATCGGCTTTGCTGCAAATAGCAGGACGAGGGTTGCAGAGgataggttttggttttgggtttgggGAACCATCACAGGAAAGCTCAGAAACAGGAACCCTTGTGAAGGACGAAGAAGAGAATGGTGTG gttatagcaatagagaagaCAATAAAGAATCTACGGCAAGAGATCTCTCAACTAAAGATATCGTTGGATGATACAAG GTTAGAAGAAGAGCGGTTAAAGAAATTGACAGAGGaacaaactaagaaaatagCAGAGAACACGGTATATATCGACAAGCTGCAAAACCGAGAGAAGTATCTTGCTCAAAAC GTGGAAGAGCTAGTGAAAGCAATAAGAGAAACTGAATCAGAAGTAAGTAGATGGAGAGAAGCTTGTGAACTAGAAGTTGAAGCAGGGCAGCGTGAAGTCGAAGTACGAGATCACCTC ATAGAGGTTTTAAAGGCTGAGGTGAAGAAGCTGAGATCAGCATTGGTGATTTCAGATGGAAAACTAAAACTGAAAGAAGATTTGTCCAAAGCTGCAATGGCAGCAGAAGAGGCAGCTGAGAGGTCTCTGCGATTGTCTGAGAGAAGAATAGCTGAGCTTCTCAGCCGCATTGAACATCTCTACCGCCAACTGGACGAAGCAGAGTCTACAGAAGACAGAGGCAGAAGGTTTAGGTATGTTTGGTGTTGGCCGTTGTGGCGTTTTCCCACAGATGCTTCTGCGACCGCTACTGGCGGATCTTCATTGTTAAGATATGATGCGTGA
- the LOC104791132 gene encoding U-box domain-containing protein 32 isoform X1: MGEIGVEELVLDVDETIFVAVAEDVERSKTTVLWAARNFSGKKICLLYVHRTARPASWTHKKLVGGSFKKHDVKVIERVEKPKVDELMNSYLNLLSETEIQTGKLCIAGQNIEEGIVDLIARHKIKWLVMGAASDKHYSWKMTDLKSKKAMFVCKKSSDACHIWFLCKGYLIFTRASHEDSNNRQTMPPLVQLDSDTETRKSEKLESSYMRRRLRYWRSLLEQDGDKDTGQLEREKVEPRPPPHFSSGSSSSIGEPVGPEPVSPELADSDTLTTSNVEEKEREGDVARKVHRYDKSMHDIGQSERTVYGEDGNKWKEDASTTEALCKAKALEGLCIKESSQRKKLEEFLEKEKHEVKMVMEQNNGFMKKLQMVQGQNLKLESQIRKLQDLEREHGEKFDTAMELLKSFRQKRDEIRIDHENAVKEVNALRRLIKGDTGDSSGSEMLEYSFLEINEATNEFDQSWKLGEGRYGSVYKGNLQHLQVAVKMLPSYGSLNHFEFERQVEILSRVRHPNLVTLMGACPESRSLIYQYIPNGSLEDCFASENNVPALSWESRIRIASEICSALLFLHSNIPCIIHGNLKPSKILLDSNLVTKINDYGVSQLIPLDGFDKTDPHVDPHYFVSREMTLESDIYAFGIILLQLLTRRPVSGILRDVKCAVENDNISAVLDNSAGDWPIARGKKLANIAIRCCKKNPMNRPDLAVVLRFIDRMKAPEVPSSETSYADPKVPRKPPSHYLCPIFQEVMKDPLIAADGFTYEAEAIREWLANGHDTSPMTNLKMEDCNLIPNHALHLAIQDWQNQW, from the exons atgggAGAAATCGGTGTAGAAGAACTGGTCTTAGATGTGGATGAGACGATCTTCGTAGCGGTGGCGGAAGATGTGGAGAGGAGCAAAACCACTGTGTTATGGGCGGCGCGTAATTTCTCCGGCAAGAAGATTTGCTTGCTTTACGTTCATCGAACTGCTCGTCCTGCCTCCTGGA CGCACAAGAAACTTGTTGGTGGAAGCTTTAAAAAGCATGATGTCAAGGTGATTGAGCGCGTTGAGAAACCTAAAGTTGATGAGCTTATGAATTCTTATCTCAACCTCTTATCTGAAACTGAG ATTCAAACAGGTAAACTTTGCATTGCGGGCCAAAATATCGAGGAAGGTATCGTAGACCTAATTGCTCGGCACAAAATTAAGTGGTTAGTTATGGGAGCGGCATCAGATAAGCATTACTCATG GAAAATGACGGATCTAAAGTCCAAGAAAGCTATGTTCGTTTGCAAAAAATCTTCTGATGCATGCCATATCTGGTTTCTATGTAAAGGTTACCTTATTTTTACAAG GGCGTCACATGAGGATAGTAATAACAGACAAACAATGCCGCCCTTGGTACAGCTGGATTCAGATACTGAGACGAGGAAATCAGAAAAATTGGAATCCTCTTATATGAGGAGAAGATTACGATATTGGCGTAGCCTCCTTGAACAAG ATGGTGATAAAGACACAGGTCAgttggagagagagaaggtaGAACCAAGACCACCTCCTCATTTTTCTTCAGGTTCAAGTTCTTCCATCGGAGAGCCGGTTGGTCCAGAGCCGGTTAGCCCAGAATTGGCTGACTCAGATACATTAACTACCTCAAATGTTGAG GAAAAAGAGCGTGAAGGGGATGTAGCCCGCAAAGTTCATAGGTATGACAAATCCATGCATGATATTGGCCAATCAGAGAGAACGGTCTATGGGGAAGATGGGAACAAATGGAAAGAGGATGCCAGTACCACGGAAGCTTTATGCAAG GCTAAAGCCTTGGAAGGCTTATGTATTAAGGAGTCGAGCCAAAGAAAGAAATTGGAAGAATTTctggaaaaagaaaagcatGAAGTAAAAATGGTAATGGAGCAGAACAACGGATTCATGAAAAAACTTCAAATGGTTCAGGGTCAAAATCTTAAGTTAGAGAGTCAGATAAGGAAACTACAAGACTTGGAAAGAGAACATGGTGAGAAATTTGATACGGCTATGGAGCTCTTGAAAAGTTTTAGGCAGAAAAGGGATGAGATTCGAATCGATCATGAGAACGCAGTAAAGGAAGTGAACGCACTGAGAAGACTTATTAAAGGAGATACTGGAGATTCTTCGGGGTCAGAAATGCTCGAGTACTCTTTTCTGGAAATCAATGAGGCTACTAACGAATTTGATCAATCCTGGAAACTTGGAGAAGGCAGATACGGAAGTGTTTACAAAGGGAATCTTCAACATCTTCAAGTTGCTGTGAAGATGTTACCTTCATATGGATCCCTGAATCACTTTGAGTTCGAGCGTCAG GTGGAAATTTTAAGCAGGGTAAGGCATCCAAATCTGGTAACGCTGATGGGTGCTTGTCCAGAGTCTCGGTCTCTCATTTACCAATATATTCCTAACGGAAGCCTAGAAGACTGCTTTGCATCTGAGAACAACGTTCCTGCACTTTCATGGGAATCTCGGATCAGGATTGCCTCTGAGATATGCTCTGCCCTCCTATTTCTTCATTCAAACATTCCTTGTATCATTCATGGAAACCTAAAGCCATCTAAGATTCTTTTGGATTCCAATCTCGTCACCAAAATCAACGACTATGGGGTTTCTCAGCTGATTCCGCTTGATGGATTCGACAAAACTGATCCTCACGTAGATCCACATTACTTTGTTTCCAGGGAAATGACTCTGGAATCAGATATATACGCGTTTGGGATCATTCTCCTTCAACTTCTCACCAGAAGACCTGTTTCTGGCATACTGAGAGACGTCAAATGCGCTGTGGAGAACGATAACATCAGTGCAGTTCTGGATAATTCAGCAGGAGACTGGCCAATCGCACGAGGCAAAAAGCTAGCTAATATAGCCATCCGTTGCTGTAAGAAAAACCCAATGAACCGACCAGACTTAGCAGTGGTTCTACGGTTTATAGATCGAATGAAGGCACCAGAAGTtccttcatcagaaacatcatACGCTGACCCAAAAGTTCCACGCAAGCCTCCTTCTCATTACCTCTGCCCCATTTTCCAG GAAGTGATGAAAGATCCATTGATAGCAGCAGATGGGTTCACTTACGAAGCAGAAGCGATTAGAGAATGGTTAGCGAACGGGCACGATACGTCACCGATGACAAACCTGAAGATGGAAGATTGCAATCTCATACCTAATCACGCTCTTCATCTAGCTATCCAAGATTGGCAAAACCAATGGTGA
- the LOC104791132 gene encoding U-box domain-containing protein 32 isoform X2, whose product MGAASDKHYSWKMTDLKSKKAMFVCKKSSDACHIWFLCKGYLIFTRASHEDSNNRQTMPPLVQLDSDTETRKSEKLESSYMRRRLRYWRSLLEQDGDKDTGQLEREKVEPRPPPHFSSGSSSSIGEPVGPEPVSPELADSDTLTTSNVEEKEREGDVARKVHRYDKSMHDIGQSERTVYGEDGNKWKEDASTTEALCKAKALEGLCIKESSQRKKLEEFLEKEKHEVKMVMEQNNGFMKKLQMVQGQNLKLESQIRKLQDLEREHGEKFDTAMELLKSFRQKRDEIRIDHENAVKEVNALRRLIKGDTGDSSGSEMLEYSFLEINEATNEFDQSWKLGEGRYGSVYKGNLQHLQVAVKMLPSYGSLNHFEFERQVEILSRVRHPNLVTLMGACPESRSLIYQYIPNGSLEDCFASENNVPALSWESRIRIASEICSALLFLHSNIPCIIHGNLKPSKILLDSNLVTKINDYGVSQLIPLDGFDKTDPHVDPHYFVSREMTLESDIYAFGIILLQLLTRRPVSGILRDVKCAVENDNISAVLDNSAGDWPIARGKKLANIAIRCCKKNPMNRPDLAVVLRFIDRMKAPEVPSSETSYADPKVPRKPPSHYLCPIFQEVMKDPLIAADGFTYEAEAIREWLANGHDTSPMTNLKMEDCNLIPNHALHLAIQDWQNQW is encoded by the exons ATGGGAGCGGCATCAGATAAGCATTACTCATG GAAAATGACGGATCTAAAGTCCAAGAAAGCTATGTTCGTTTGCAAAAAATCTTCTGATGCATGCCATATCTGGTTTCTATGTAAAGGTTACCTTATTTTTACAAG GGCGTCACATGAGGATAGTAATAACAGACAAACAATGCCGCCCTTGGTACAGCTGGATTCAGATACTGAGACGAGGAAATCAGAAAAATTGGAATCCTCTTATATGAGGAGAAGATTACGATATTGGCGTAGCCTCCTTGAACAAG ATGGTGATAAAGACACAGGTCAgttggagagagagaaggtaGAACCAAGACCACCTCCTCATTTTTCTTCAGGTTCAAGTTCTTCCATCGGAGAGCCGGTTGGTCCAGAGCCGGTTAGCCCAGAATTGGCTGACTCAGATACATTAACTACCTCAAATGTTGAG GAAAAAGAGCGTGAAGGGGATGTAGCCCGCAAAGTTCATAGGTATGACAAATCCATGCATGATATTGGCCAATCAGAGAGAACGGTCTATGGGGAAGATGGGAACAAATGGAAAGAGGATGCCAGTACCACGGAAGCTTTATGCAAG GCTAAAGCCTTGGAAGGCTTATGTATTAAGGAGTCGAGCCAAAGAAAGAAATTGGAAGAATTTctggaaaaagaaaagcatGAAGTAAAAATGGTAATGGAGCAGAACAACGGATTCATGAAAAAACTTCAAATGGTTCAGGGTCAAAATCTTAAGTTAGAGAGTCAGATAAGGAAACTACAAGACTTGGAAAGAGAACATGGTGAGAAATTTGATACGGCTATGGAGCTCTTGAAAAGTTTTAGGCAGAAAAGGGATGAGATTCGAATCGATCATGAGAACGCAGTAAAGGAAGTGAACGCACTGAGAAGACTTATTAAAGGAGATACTGGAGATTCTTCGGGGTCAGAAATGCTCGAGTACTCTTTTCTGGAAATCAATGAGGCTACTAACGAATTTGATCAATCCTGGAAACTTGGAGAAGGCAGATACGGAAGTGTTTACAAAGGGAATCTTCAACATCTTCAAGTTGCTGTGAAGATGTTACCTTCATATGGATCCCTGAATCACTTTGAGTTCGAGCGTCAG GTGGAAATTTTAAGCAGGGTAAGGCATCCAAATCTGGTAACGCTGATGGGTGCTTGTCCAGAGTCTCGGTCTCTCATTTACCAATATATTCCTAACGGAAGCCTAGAAGACTGCTTTGCATCTGAGAACAACGTTCCTGCACTTTCATGGGAATCTCGGATCAGGATTGCCTCTGAGATATGCTCTGCCCTCCTATTTCTTCATTCAAACATTCCTTGTATCATTCATGGAAACCTAAAGCCATCTAAGATTCTTTTGGATTCCAATCTCGTCACCAAAATCAACGACTATGGGGTTTCTCAGCTGATTCCGCTTGATGGATTCGACAAAACTGATCCTCACGTAGATCCACATTACTTTGTTTCCAGGGAAATGACTCTGGAATCAGATATATACGCGTTTGGGATCATTCTCCTTCAACTTCTCACCAGAAGACCTGTTTCTGGCATACTGAGAGACGTCAAATGCGCTGTGGAGAACGATAACATCAGTGCAGTTCTGGATAATTCAGCAGGAGACTGGCCAATCGCACGAGGCAAAAAGCTAGCTAATATAGCCATCCGTTGCTGTAAGAAAAACCCAATGAACCGACCAGACTTAGCAGTGGTTCTACGGTTTATAGATCGAATGAAGGCACCAGAAGTtccttcatcagaaacatcatACGCTGACCCAAAAGTTCCACGCAAGCCTCCTTCTCATTACCTCTGCCCCATTTTCCAG GAAGTGATGAAAGATCCATTGATAGCAGCAGATGGGTTCACTTACGAAGCAGAAGCGATTAGAGAATGGTTAGCGAACGGGCACGATACGTCACCGATGACAAACCTGAAGATGGAAGATTGCAATCTCATACCTAATCACGCTCTTCATCTAGCTATCCAAGATTGGCAAAACCAATGGTGA
- the LOC104791135 gene encoding UPF0496 protein At3g49070 encodes MGIKVSSKIKRILASTASASSSSPKEEDDVDVREEYANAFRTESYNQFWTRVIHLSRKKSTVSSSSSSPIESSSTAARLMSYRLFAHNLLDPDSNAITRILDVSRVGRTARTLLSDYFLETANAFLLCTLLLKNIHRLRSKYESLKPKFQTENHSSLALIDQFTELSRWFEPFISSGSRIQLIRCGCLDLLKRLESSRDKTRAKLKLINGLTHSSGLLVLALTTTLIVTIASHAFALFIAGPTLLTGRFKPAGLRNKLTKTAARLDVAAKGTYILSRDLDTISRLVTRINDEVDHVRVMAEFWVGRGSGRVRGSEEVGRELKRCEESFGEELDELEEHIYLCFMTINRARNLVVRQILDSDGPPNCSFAPKSKTKL; translated from the exons ATGGGAATAAAAGTTTCATCAAAGATCAAAAGGATTCTCGCATCTACAG CTTCGGCTAGTAGTTCAAGtcccaaagaagaagatgatgtcgATGTCCGAGAAGAATATGCAAACGCCTTCCGTACAGAATCATACAATCAGTTTTGGACACGAGTCATACATTTAAGCCGTAAAAAATCCACCgtgtcttcttcctcatcatcaccaATCGAATCATCCTCCACAGCAGCTCGTCTCATGTCATATCGCCTCTTCGCACACAATCTCCTAGACCCTGATTCGAATGCCATAACCCGGATACTGGATGTATCCCGGGTTGGACGAACCGCCCGAACTCTTCTCTCTGATTACTTCTTGGAGACCGCAAACGCTTTCTTGCTTTGCACGCTACTACTTAAAAACATCCATCGTCTTCGTTCTAAATACGAGTCTCTAAAACCTAAGTTTCAAACAGAGAATCATAGTTCATTGGCTCTTATAGACCAGTTCACTGAGCTATCAAGATGGTTCGAGCCGTTTATCTCGTCGGGTTCTCGGATCCAGCTAATCAGATGCGGCTGTCTAGACTTGCTAAAACGGTTAGAGTCCAGCCGAGACAAGACACGAGCTAAACTCAAGCTCATCAACGGACTAACTCATAGCTCAGGGCTCCTCGTTCTGGCTCTAACCACTACATTGATAGTAACCATAGCCTCTCACGCCTTCGCTTTGTTTATAGCCGGTCCAACTCTTCTAACCGGTCGATTCAAACCAGCCGGTCTAAGGAACAAGCTAACGAAAACAGCGGCTCGGCTCGACGTGGCTGCGAAAGGTACTTACATATTAAGCCGTGATTTAGACACGATAAGCAGACTAGTAACACGGATAAACGACGAAGTGGACCATGTTcgagtgatggctgagttttgGGTAGGGAGAGGGTCGGGTAGGGTTCGAGGGAGTGAAGAAGTGGGTCGAGAGTTGAAAAGATGTGAAGAAAGCTTTGGTGAAGAACTTGATGAGCTTGAAGAACATATCTACTTGTGTTTCATGACTATCAATCGTGCAAGGAATCTTGTTGTTAGACAGATTTTGGATTCTGATGGTCCACCTAATTGCTCATTCGCtcccaaatccaaaacaaaattgtag